A region of Sesamum indicum cultivar Zhongzhi No. 13 linkage group LG7, S_indicum_v1.0, whole genome shotgun sequence DNA encodes the following proteins:
- the LOC105165908 gene encoding uncharacterized protein LOC105165908 isoform X2, whose protein sequence is MVSPIVQMRNNEEMGPPWLKPMLKADYFVPCALHLDSNKSECNMFCLDCMGNAFCSYCLVQHKDHRLLQIRRSSYHNVVRVNEIQKYIDISCIQTYVINSAKIVFLNERPQPRPGKGVTYTCEICARGLPDSFRFCSLGCKLNGMKRGDTELTFNLKVKHNREVFHDESDSDESSTPRKIHRANIFNRFSLDGPTFSSYGGLIERLSGSSSSGDDEGGHSLSPATPPLFNHTNSSRRKGIPHRAPF, encoded by the exons ATG GTGAGCCCGATTGTGCAAATGCGAAACAACGAGGAGATGGGACCTCCGTGGTTGAAACCAATGCTGAAAGCTGATTACTTCGTCCCCTGTGCGCTTCATTTGGATTCCAATAAAAGTGAATGCAATATGTTCTGCTTGGACTGCATGGGGAATGCCTTTTGCTCTTACTGTTTAGTCCAACACAAGGACCATCGCCTGCTTCAG ATAAGGCGGTCTTCATATCACAATGTGGTTAGGGTGAATGAAATTCAAAAGTATATAGACATATCTTGCATTCAGACATATGTAATCAACAGCGCCAAGATTGTGTTCCTCAATGAACGGCCGCAGCCCAGACCGGGGAAGGGAGTCACCTACACTTGTGAAATCTGCGCCAGAGGCCTTCCCGACTCCTTCAGATTCTGTTCACTTGGCTGCAAG CTGAATGGCATGAAGAGAGGCGATACAGAGCTCACATTTAACTTGAAGGTTAAACACAACAGGGAAGTGTTCCATGATGAGTCGGATTCAGACGAATCATCCACACCAAGGAAGATTCATAGGGCCAACATTTTCAACCGATTCTCATTGGACGGACCTACATTTTCATCGTATGGTGGTCTAATTGAGAGGTTGTCCGGTTCTAGTAGTTCAGGAGATGATGAGGGTGGGCACAGCCTCTCCCCTGCCACTCCTCCATTATTCAATCACACCAACTCCAGCAGGAGGAAGGGCATTCCACACCGTGCTCCATTTTGA
- the LOC105165908 gene encoding uncharacterized protein LOC105165908 isoform X1: protein MLFSFFHQLQVSPIVQMRNNEEMGPPWLKPMLKADYFVPCALHLDSNKSECNMFCLDCMGNAFCSYCLVQHKDHRLLQIRRSSYHNVVRVNEIQKYIDISCIQTYVINSAKIVFLNERPQPRPGKGVTYTCEICARGLPDSFRFCSLGCKLNGMKRGDTELTFNLKVKHNREVFHDESDSDESSTPRKIHRANIFNRFSLDGPTFSSYGGLIERLSGSSSSGDDEGGHSLSPATPPLFNHTNSSRRKGIPHRAPF, encoded by the exons ATGCTCTTTTCATTCTTCCATCAGCTTCAG GTGAGCCCGATTGTGCAAATGCGAAACAACGAGGAGATGGGACCTCCGTGGTTGAAACCAATGCTGAAAGCTGATTACTTCGTCCCCTGTGCGCTTCATTTGGATTCCAATAAAAGTGAATGCAATATGTTCTGCTTGGACTGCATGGGGAATGCCTTTTGCTCTTACTGTTTAGTCCAACACAAGGACCATCGCCTGCTTCAG ATAAGGCGGTCTTCATATCACAATGTGGTTAGGGTGAATGAAATTCAAAAGTATATAGACATATCTTGCATTCAGACATATGTAATCAACAGCGCCAAGATTGTGTTCCTCAATGAACGGCCGCAGCCCAGACCGGGGAAGGGAGTCACCTACACTTGTGAAATCTGCGCCAGAGGCCTTCCCGACTCCTTCAGATTCTGTTCACTTGGCTGCAAG CTGAATGGCATGAAGAGAGGCGATACAGAGCTCACATTTAACTTGAAGGTTAAACACAACAGGGAAGTGTTCCATGATGAGTCGGATTCAGACGAATCATCCACACCAAGGAAGATTCATAGGGCCAACATTTTCAACCGATTCTCATTGGACGGACCTACATTTTCATCGTATGGTGGTCTAATTGAGAGGTTGTCCGGTTCTAGTAGTTCAGGAGATGATGAGGGTGGGCACAGCCTCTCCCCTGCCACTCCTCCATTATTCAATCACACCAACTCCAGCAGGAGGAAGGGCATTCCACACCGTGCTCCATTTTGA
- the LOC105165907 gene encoding galactan beta-1,4-galactosyltransferase GALS1, with protein MRKDGAPPVNPVGKIFLCFETKPFLATLLAVTLVMVVWNLQPYYENLISATARCSAATSASSSSTESLPIKSATLGVVTPLAEKKLVSSPPADPNKRTFQAYGNAAALFVQMGAYRGGPKTFAVVGLASKPIHVFGRPWYKCEWIPNNGNSSIRAKAYKMLPDWGYGRVYTVVVVNCTFAENPNADNSGGKLMVYAYYGESPRKYEKFTALEEAPGSYDESKYRPPYKYEYLYCGSSLYGNLSASRMREWMAYHAWFFGASSHFVFHDAGGVSAEVRAVLEPWIRAGRVTLQDIRAQAEYDGYYYNQFLVVNDCLHRYRHAANWTFYFDVDEYIYLPDGNTLESVLRDFSNNTQFTIEQNAMSSVLCLNDSPQGYSRQWGLEKLVFRDSRTRIRRDRKYAIQAKNAYATGVHMSENVIGGTLHKTESRIRYYHYHNTITVHEELCRNLVPVSAKNATTWLDKIPFVYDDNMRKLAPTIKEFERKTIGVGSQRGLGS; from the exons ATGAGGAAAGACGGAGCGCCGCCCGTCAACCCCGTCGGCAAGATCTTCCTCTGCTTCGAAACCAAGCCCTTCCTCGCCACATTGCTAGCCGTTACCCTTGTTATGGTCGTCTGGAATCTCCAGCCTTACTACGAGAACCTCATCTCCGCCACCGCCCGCTGCTCCGCCGCAACTTCtgcctcctcctcctccaccgaATCTCTTCCCATTAAATCAGCTACCCTTGGTGTCGTCACCCCTCTTGCCGAGAAGAAGCTGGTTAGTAGTCCCCCTGCAGACCCCAACAAGCGCACCTTCCAAGCTTACGGCAACGCCGCCGCTCTTTTTGTCCAAATGGGTGCCTATCGCGGCGGCCCTAAGACATTTGCGGTGGTGGGTCTCGCCTCAAAACCCATTCACGTCTTCGGCCGCCCGTGGTACAAATGTGAGTGGATCCCCAACAATGGGAACTCCTCCATCAGGGCCAAGGCCTACAAGATGCTCCCTGACTGGGGCTACGGCCGTGTTTACACCGTCGTCGTCGTCAATTGCACGTTTGCCGAGAATCCGAATGCTGACAACAGCGGCGGCAAGCTGATGGTGTATGCCTACTATGGGGAGTCTCCACGCAAGTACGAGAAATTCACCGCCTTGGAGGAGGCGCCGGGTTCCTACGACGAGTCCAAGTACAGACCGCCATACAAGTACGAGTATCTCTACTGCGGTTCATCCTTGTACGGGAACCTGAGCGCTTCGAGAATGAGAGAGTGGATGGCGTATCACGCTTGGTTCTTCGGGGCCAGCTCGCATTTTGTTTTCCACGACGCAGGCGGAGTGTCGGCGGAGGTGAGGGCAGTGCTGGAACCGTGGATTAGAGCTGGAAGGGTGACGCTGCAGGACATAAGGGCTCAGGCGGAGTACGATGGGTACTACTACAACCAGTTCTTGGTGGTGAACGATTGCCTGCACCGGTACCGACACGCCGCCAACTGGACTTTCTATTTCGATGTGGATGAGTATATCTACCTTCCAGATGGAAACACATTGGAGTCTGTCCTGCGAGATTTCTCCAATAACACGCAGTTCACCATTGAGCAAAATGCAATGTCCAGTGTGCTCTGCTTGAATGATTCACCTCAGGGTTATTCCAG GCAATGGGGTTTGGAGAAGCTGGTGTTCAGGGATTCCCGGACGAGGATAAGGAGAGATCGTAAGTACGCAATACAAGCGAAGAACGCATACGCAACGGGGGTGCACATGTCGGAGAATGTGATTGGCGGAACGCTCCACAAAACAGAGTCTAGAATCCGATACTACCACTACCACAACACCATCACGGTGCACGAGGAGCTCTGTCGCAACTTGGTGCCAGTGTCGGCCAAGAACGCCACCACCTGGCTGGACAAGATCCCATTTGTGTACGACGACAACATGAGGAAACTGGCCCCGACAATCAAGGAATTCGAGCGGAAGACGATTGGGGTGGGATCGCAGCGAGGCCTGGGTTCTTGA